TCGCTGGTGGTTTCGCGGCGGACGCGCTCGACTTCGGCCGGATCGACATCGACCAGTTTTTCGTCGGGTGAGACCTTGAACAGCGGCTGGCCCTTCTGCACAATCACGCCGTCACTCCCTTCGATCAGGATCTTGTCGATCGTACCGGCAAACGGCGCCGGAACCTTGTTGAACATTTTCATGACCTCGATGATGAACAGCGGCTGATCTTTCTCGAAGTGCATCCCTTCGGTGACGAACGGCGGCAGCCCCGGCGCTTCCTGGCCATAATACATCCCGCCGCACGGGGCAACGACTTCATCGGCCTTGGTCGCCGGCGGCGGTACCAGGATCTTCTTGACCCGGGCCTGCAGATCGGGATCGGTCAGGTAGTCGGGGATCGTAACCTCGAGATCTTCCTCGACCTTCATCTCCCAGAATTTGACCTTCTCGGCGATCAGGAAGATCATTCCGAACAGCTCCATACCGGCTTCGAAACCGGTATGAGCGGCGCGAATCTGTTCCCAGATGTCGGCCTTGAAGCCCTTCGGCGCCTTTTCGTTCTGCAGCATCTCATTGAGCTTGAAGTAATCTTCTTTCTCCAGGCCGAGCTTGCCACGCAGATCTTCGTAGAAGCTGAGCGCCTTCTGCAGAAGCTCGTTGTCATGGCTCCAGATGACTTCGGCAGCCGGCTCGCCTTCCCGGTAAGCCATATTGAGAAACTCATAGGTCTCACCAATGACAACCATCGGGTTGCGCAGCCAGACAACCTTGCCGTTCTTGACCTCGAAATTCTTCTGGTTGATCGACAACCAGCCGGAGAGCATGTGCGGATTTTTCAGCAGCATTTCCATTGGCCGGGTGAGCAGGGTGCCTTTGCGATCAAGCAGTTCCGAGTAGGTTTTGCTGAGCTCGGAATCACCGTCGGCAAGCTTGGCGTAGTGCTTTTTCATCTGCAGGAAGGCAAAAACCGGATCGAGCTTGTTCGCTTCTTCCTTGAGCAGACCGACCAGGGTCAGGTACGGCACAACGAAACGGGTCGTCGGCTTGGCCATGACGTTGCGACCGATAAACCAGTTGACCAGCCCGTAGTGGAAATCGAGGTTGGTCGCCAGGTTGGTGCCGCGAATCTTGGTATTGCAAATGACCGTGGAGAGATAATTGTAGCTGTCGAGACGATCCTCGCCTTTGGTAAGCAACAGGGCAATATTCGAATCGTAGGCCCCGGCGACATTGTACTTCATGAACAGGCCGGTATCCGGATTTTTCTGGCAGATTCCCTGGTCGTCGCGGATTTCGCCTTCGAGCGGTTCCGACCAGTAGCGGATGACGCCGCCGGCATTCGGCGACAGGGAGTCATCGGTTGCGTTGAGACGGGCCTCGGCACCGGCACCGAAACGGGGAATCCGCTCCGGCTTCGGCAAGCGCTCCTTGTGCCGCGCCAGCAGCGCCATCGCTTCAACCAGCGATTCGACGATAAAGAAATCCTTCGGATCCTTCGGGTTGGTGAACTTCAGGCTGTAGCAGAGCTCGGAAACCCGATGCTCAACCTGGATCCGGGTATTGACCTCCATGAAGTAGTGGCGGTCGCGGTCGACAATACACTCGAAGGTCGAGGCCGAATCGAGGCCGACGGCGGCACCAAAACGGGCCGATTCTTCTTCCATCCTTTGGAGAACCATGAGGTCGGTCTCCAGCGCCTTCGCCTGAACCTTGTTGCCGGCCTTCTTCGCCTTCTCGATCTCGAGGGTCAGCCCTTCCTGGGTGACCGA
This region of Desulfuromonas sp. genomic DNA includes:
- a CDS encoding biotin carboxylase, with the protein product SVTQEGLTLEIEKAKKAGNKVQAKALETDLMVLQRMEEESARFGAAVGLDSASTFECIVDRDRHYFMEVNTRIQVEHRVSELCYSLKFTNPKDPKDFFIVESLVEAMALLARHKERLPKPERIPRFGAGAEARLNATDDSLSPNAGGVIRYWSEPLEGEIRDDQGICQKNPDTGLFMKYNVAGAYDSNIALLLTKGEDRLDSYNYLSTVICNTKIRGTNLATNLDFHYGLVNWFIGRNVMAKPTTRFVVPYLTLVGLLKEEANKLDPVFAFLQMKKHYAKLADGDSELSKTYSELLDRKGTLLTRPMEMLLKNPHMLSGWLSINQKNFEVKNGKVVWLRNPMVVIGETYEFLNMAYREGEPAAEVIWSHDNELLQKALSFYEDLRGKLGLEKEDYFKLNEMLQNEKAPKGFKADIWEQIRAAHTGFEAGMELFGMIFLIAEKVKFWEMKVEEDLEVTIPDYLTDPDLQARVKKILVPPPATKADEVVAPCGGMYYGQEAPGLPPFVTEGMHFEKDQPLFIIEVMKMFNKVPAPFAGTIDKILIEGSDGVIVQKGQPLFKVSPDEKLVDVDPAEVERVRRETTSEYLGAVL